The following proteins come from a genomic window of Nocardiopsis sp. YSL2:
- a CDS encoding hotdog fold thioesterase — protein sequence MGIEIHDHRPGYVSGSMPVAGNHQPLGILHGGANAVLAETLGSLAAFLHAGEGGNAVGLDLSCTHHRWVSSGRVTGVCTPLHESRSTATYEIAIADEAGKRTCTARLTCAIRRRA from the coding sequence ATGGGCATCGAAATCCACGACCACCGCCCCGGATACGTGTCCGGGTCGATGCCGGTCGCGGGGAACCACCAGCCCCTCGGGATCCTCCACGGCGGCGCGAATGCCGTCCTGGCCGAGACTCTCGGCTCCCTGGCGGCTTTTCTCCACGCGGGCGAGGGAGGCAACGCCGTAGGACTCGACCTGTCCTGCACCCACCACCGGTGGGTCTCCTCAGGGCGGGTGACCGGGGTCTGCACCCCACTCCACGAAAGCAGGTCGACGGCGACCTACGAGATCGCCATCGCCGACGAAGCCGGGAAACGCACGTGCACCGCCCGCCTCACCTGCGCGATCAGGCGACGAGCATAG
- a CDS encoding AvrD family protein, with amino-acid sequence MLSIPTNQEARPSVDDFLGPGENRFFGLGFRRVSYTHSDILVSSSPENHKSVQVSANLKVQYPEDWSKKGSGRKLRPHFSTIDGLVTAAELTELCIIDHQGDGTDKTSSAWLRSVRISAGSEPMEDLGRIPLHAVRRSCAPWADDPTWSVSIVDNAIGNMRVRCEVVHPATRTTPGEYAYRTPDDVLGDAADRYFARGFTSRRQEVRNVVVDPGTLRAEADLSVVPDGRYARSSRGLEGGYQPSVSMVDGFVTALQLAQVMLYDLDDMRRQDSDTLWMRQTTLSAARPDRPSVEGVRVSTGIAEPNRVRMGGFHWRTGDIVGDLGGVRVKCAVAHRLREGEDR; translated from the coding sequence TTGCTTTCGATCCCCACAAACCAAGAAGCCCGTCCTTCCGTGGATGATTTTCTCGGCCCTGGCGAGAACCGGTTCTTCGGACTCGGATTCCGCCGCGTCTCCTACACGCACTCCGACATTCTCGTCTCCAGCAGCCCGGAAAACCACAAGAGCGTGCAGGTCAGCGCCAACCTGAAAGTCCAATATCCGGAAGACTGGTCCAAGAAGGGCTCCGGGCGGAAGTTACGGCCGCACTTCAGCACGATTGACGGACTGGTCACCGCAGCCGAACTGACCGAGCTCTGCATCATCGACCACCAAGGGGACGGTACCGACAAGACGTCCTCCGCGTGGCTGCGAAGTGTGCGGATATCGGCGGGCAGCGAACCCATGGAGGACTTGGGACGCATCCCGCTGCACGCGGTGCGACGCTCCTGCGCGCCATGGGCCGACGATCCCACGTGGTCCGTGTCGATCGTCGACAACGCGATCGGCAACATGCGGGTCCGCTGTGAGGTGGTCCACCCCGCGACGCGCACCACGCCCGGTGAGTACGCGTACCGGACACCGGACGACGTCCTGGGCGACGCGGCGGACCGCTACTTCGCCAGAGGTTTCACCTCCAGGCGCCAGGAGGTCCGGAACGTCGTCGTCGACCCGGGGACCCTGCGGGCCGAAGCCGATCTCTCCGTCGTCCCCGACGGCCGGTACGCCCGTTCCAGCCGCGGGCTGGAAGGCGGCTACCAACCCTCGGTCAGCATGGTCGACGGCTTCGTCACCGCTCTGCAGTTGGCCCAGGTCATGCTCTACGACCTCGACGACATGCGTCGACAGGACAGCGACACCCTCTGGATGCGACAGACCACGCTCAGCGCGGCGCGGCCCGACCGTCCTTCGGTGGAGGGGGTCCGCGTCTCCACCGGCATCGCCGAACCCAACCGGGTCCGCATGGGCGGCTTCCACTGGCGAACCGGGGACATCGTCGGCGACCTGGGCGGGGTCCGCGTGAAATGCGCGGTCGCGCACCGCCTGCGTGAAGGGGAGGACCGATGA
- a CDS encoding beta-ketoacyl-ACP synthase III, with product MNRTAVICGVGGAVPPRIVTNHELSTRLDTSDEWIRTRTGIRQRRVVEPGTSTGDLAAEAGSRAMKQAGMASADMVVVATTTPDRPCPATAPTVATRMGLVDTPAFDVAAVCSGFIYALQVATGTIAAGMAESAVVIGAESFTTILDPEDRTTVAVFGDGAGALALRAGDRSEDGAVLAFDTGSDGSLRDLITVPAGGAEQRATGKAPAPGDSFFRMQGQPVFGQAVRRMADTSRKVLAATGWEVDDVDRFVGHQANRRIIEAVAERLGVRPDRAVSNIDQVGNTAAASIPLAMADGAAAGLLAPGDRVLLAAFGGGATWGATTLTWPRLPAL from the coding sequence ATGAACCGTACGGCCGTCATCTGCGGCGTGGGCGGAGCCGTTCCGCCCAGGATCGTCACCAACCACGAGCTCAGCACCCGGCTCGACACCTCCGACGAGTGGATCCGCACCCGAACCGGCATCCGCCAGCGCCGTGTGGTGGAGCCCGGTACGTCCACGGGCGATCTCGCGGCCGAGGCGGGTTCCCGCGCGATGAAGCAGGCCGGCATGGCATCGGCCGACATGGTCGTGGTGGCGACCACGACGCCCGACCGCCCCTGTCCGGCCACGGCTCCGACGGTCGCCACACGCATGGGACTGGTGGACACACCCGCCTTCGACGTCGCGGCCGTGTGCTCCGGATTCATCTACGCGCTGCAGGTCGCGACCGGGACCATCGCCGCTGGGATGGCCGAGTCCGCGGTCGTGATCGGCGCCGAGTCCTTCACCACGATCCTCGACCCGGAGGACCGCACCACCGTGGCGGTCTTCGGAGACGGCGCGGGCGCGCTCGCGCTTCGGGCGGGCGACCGGAGCGAGGACGGTGCCGTGCTGGCCTTCGACACCGGCAGCGACGGCAGCCTCAGGGACCTGATCACCGTGCCGGCCGGAGGCGCCGAGCAACGGGCGACCGGGAAGGCGCCCGCACCCGGTGACTCCTTCTTCCGCATGCAGGGCCAGCCCGTGTTCGGCCAAGCGGTACGGCGCATGGCCGACACATCGCGCAAGGTCCTCGCCGCGACGGGATGGGAGGTCGACGACGTCGACCGCTTCGTCGGCCACCAGGCCAACAGGCGCATCATCGAGGCCGTCGCGGAACGCCTGGGGGTCCGCCCCGACCGGGCCGTGTCCAACATCGACCAGGTCGGCAACACCGCCGCCGCCTCCATCCCCCTCGCCATGGCCGACGGAGCGGCGGCGGGCCTCCTGGCCCCGGGCGACCGCGTGCTCCTGGCGGCCTTCGGCGGTGGCGCGACCTGGGGCGCGACCACACTCACCTGGCCGCGGCTCCCCGCCCTGTGA
- a CDS encoding acyl carrier protein, which translates to MSANVTNLITQILTTKYEVPAEEISTEAKFEELHLDSLALMEMALALETELGVRIAEGVITPELSLGEAVSTLVSLGSEG; encoded by the coding sequence ATGTCCGCGAACGTCACGAACCTCATCACCCAGATCCTGACGACCAAGTACGAGGTCCCCGCCGAGGAGATCTCGACCGAAGCCAAGTTCGAGGAGCTCCACCTCGATTCCCTGGCGCTCATGGAGATGGCCCTGGCCCTGGAGACGGAACTGGGTGTGCGGATCGCCGAAGGCGTCATCACGCCGGAGCTGAGCCTCGGTGAGGCGGTCAGCACGCTGGTCTCCCTCGGTTCGGAGGGCTGA